A stretch of Allostreptomyces psammosilenae DNA encodes these proteins:
- a CDS encoding acyl-CoA dehydrogenase, which yields MGHYKSNLRDVEFNLFEVFGRDAVYGTGPFAEIDADTARSILSEVERLASNELAASLLDSDRNPPVFDPATNSATLPEAFKDSYKAWMDAEWWRLNLPEELGGTPAPMSLRWAVAEQVLGANPAVWMYASGPDFTNIIWRLGTEEQHKIARQIVERKWGSTMVLTEPDAGSDVGAGRTKAVRQEDGSWHITGVKRFITSGEHDLSENIIHYVLARPEGHGPGTKGLSLFLVPKFHFDWDSGELGERNGVFVTGVEHKMGLKASTTCEVTFGETIPAKGWLLGEVHDGIRQMFKIIETARMMVGTKAIATLSTGYLNALEYAKQRVQGADLTQMADKSAPRVTITHHPDVRRSLMAQKSYAEGLRALVYFTACYQDRVAVAEAEGREDAEAARVNDLLLPIVKGYGSEKSYEQLTQSLQTLGGSGYLQDYPIEQYIRDAKIDTLYEGTTAIQSQDFFFRKIVKDGGQALMTLAGEIQAFLTAQTGGEELAAERALLARATEDLQGIVTVMLGHLGETEKDVKALYKVGQNTVRLLYAAGDVVVGWLLLRQAAVALEKLPTASAKDRDFYLGKVAAARFFAANVLPLLTGQRKIAERIDNSLMELPESAF from the coding sequence ATGGGCCACTACAAGTCGAACCTGCGCGATGTGGAGTTCAACCTCTTCGAGGTCTTCGGCCGCGACGCCGTGTACGGCACCGGGCCGTTCGCCGAGATCGACGCCGACACCGCCCGCAGCATCCTGAGCGAGGTGGAGCGACTCGCCTCCAACGAGCTCGCCGCCTCCCTCCTCGACTCCGACCGCAACCCGCCGGTGTTCGACCCGGCCACCAACTCGGCCACCCTGCCGGAGGCCTTCAAGGACTCCTACAAGGCCTGGATGGACGCCGAGTGGTGGCGGCTGAACCTGCCGGAGGAACTGGGCGGCACCCCCGCCCCCATGTCGCTGCGCTGGGCGGTGGCCGAGCAGGTGCTCGGCGCCAACCCGGCGGTGTGGATGTACGCCAGTGGCCCCGACTTCACCAACATCATCTGGCGGCTGGGCACGGAGGAGCAGCACAAGATCGCCCGGCAGATCGTGGAGCGCAAGTGGGGCTCCACCATGGTGCTGACCGAGCCGGACGCCGGCTCGGACGTCGGCGCCGGCCGCACCAAGGCGGTCAGGCAGGAGGACGGCAGCTGGCACATCACCGGGGTGAAGCGTTTCATCACCTCCGGTGAGCACGACCTCTCCGAGAACATCATCCACTACGTGCTGGCCCGACCGGAGGGCCACGGCCCCGGCACCAAGGGCCTCTCCCTCTTCCTGGTTCCCAAGTTCCACTTCGACTGGGACAGCGGCGAGCTCGGCGAGCGCAACGGCGTCTTCGTCACCGGCGTCGAGCACAAGATGGGCCTGAAGGCCTCCACCACCTGCGAGGTCACCTTCGGCGAGACCATCCCGGCCAAGGGCTGGCTGCTCGGCGAGGTGCACGACGGCATCCGCCAGATGTTCAAGATCATCGAGACGGCGCGGATGATGGTCGGCACCAAGGCCATCGCCACCCTGTCCACCGGCTACCTCAACGCGCTGGAGTACGCCAAGCAGCGCGTCCAGGGCGCCGACCTCACCCAGATGGCCGACAAGAGCGCGCCGCGGGTGACCATCACCCACCACCCGGACGTCCGCCGCAGCCTGATGGCCCAGAAGTCCTACGCCGAGGGCCTGCGCGCGCTGGTCTACTTCACCGCCTGCTACCAGGACCGGGTCGCCGTCGCGGAGGCGGAGGGCCGCGAGGACGCCGAGGCCGCGCGCGTCAACGACCTGCTGCTGCCGATCGTCAAGGGCTACGGCTCGGAGAAGTCCTACGAGCAGCTCACCCAGTCGCTGCAGACCCTGGGCGGCTCCGGCTACCTCCAGGACTACCCGATCGAGCAGTACATCCGCGACGCCAAGATCGACACCCTGTACGAGGGCACCACGGCCATCCAGAGCCAGGACTTCTTCTTCCGGAAGATCGTCAAGGACGGCGGCCAGGCCCTGATGACCCTGGCCGGCGAGATCCAGGCCTTCCTCACCGCCCAGACCGGCGGCGAGGAGCTGGCGGCCGAGCGGGCCCTGCTCGCCCGCGCCACCGAGGACCTCCAGGGCATCGTCACCGTCATGCTCGGCCACCTCGGCGAGACCGAGAAGGACGTCAAGGCGCTGTACAAGGTCGGCCAGAACACCGTCCGCCTGCTGTACGCGGCCGGCGACGTCGTGGTCGGCTGGCTGCTGCTGCGCCAGGCCGCCGTCGCCCTGGAGAAGCTGCCGACCGCCTCCGCCAAGGACCGGGACTTCTACCTCGGCAAGGTGGCCGCGGCCCGCTTCTTCGCGGCCAACGTGCTGCCGCTGCTGACCGGTCAGCGCAAGATCGCCGAGCGGATCGACAACTCCCTGATGGAGCTGCCCGAGTCCGCCTTCTGA
- the hutI gene encoding imidazolonepropionase, with product MTAELIDGVGALVTNDPGLVTDDPARGDGGPLGVLTGAAVVVQRGRVVWVGRSADAPAADRRYDAGGRALLPGFVDSHAHLVFAGDRTAEFNARMSGRPYGAGGIRTTVAATRAADDAALEANLARLVGEALRQGTTTVECKSGYGLTVADEARSLRIAARHVDEVTYLGAHVVPPEYADDPGGYVELVTGAMLDACAPYARWVDVFCERGAFDADAARAVLTAGMARGLVPRVHANQLGPGPGVRLAVELGAASADHCTHLDDADVDALAHGETVATLLPGAEFSTRGRYPDARRLLDAGVTVALSTDCNPGSSYTSSMPFCVALAVREMGMTPDEAVWAATAGGARALRREDVGRIVPGARADLMLLEAPSHVHLAYRPGVPLVRAVWRAGRRVPGVGSGGGRG from the coding sequence GTGACGGCCGAGCTGATCGACGGCGTCGGCGCCCTGGTCACCAACGACCCGGGCCTGGTCACCGACGACCCGGCCCGGGGCGACGGCGGCCCGCTGGGCGTGCTGACCGGTGCCGCCGTCGTGGTGCAGCGCGGCCGGGTGGTGTGGGTGGGCCGGTCGGCGGACGCGCCGGCGGCCGACCGGCGGTACGACGCGGGCGGCCGGGCGCTGCTCCCCGGGTTCGTCGACTCGCACGCGCACCTGGTCTTCGCCGGGGACCGCACCGCCGAGTTCAACGCCCGGATGTCCGGCCGGCCGTACGGCGCGGGGGGCATCCGGACCACGGTGGCCGCCACCCGGGCCGCGGACGACGCCGCGCTGGAGGCGAACCTCGCCCGGCTGGTCGGCGAGGCGCTGCGGCAGGGCACCACCACCGTCGAGTGCAAGTCGGGCTACGGGCTGACGGTGGCGGACGAGGCGCGCTCGCTGCGGATCGCCGCCCGGCACGTGGACGAGGTGACCTACCTGGGCGCGCACGTGGTGCCGCCGGAGTACGCGGACGACCCGGGCGGCTATGTGGAGCTGGTCACCGGGGCGATGCTGGACGCCTGCGCACCGTACGCCCGCTGGGTGGACGTCTTCTGCGAGCGGGGCGCCTTCGACGCCGATGCCGCACGCGCCGTGCTGACCGCCGGGATGGCGCGGGGGCTGGTGCCGCGTGTGCACGCCAACCAGCTGGGGCCGGGCCCCGGGGTGCGGTTGGCGGTGGAGCTGGGCGCGGCGTCCGCCGACCACTGCACTCACCTGGACGACGCCGACGTGGACGCGCTGGCGCACGGCGAGACCGTGGCCACCCTGCTGCCCGGCGCCGAGTTCAGCACCCGGGGGCGCTACCCGGACGCCCGCCGGCTGCTGGACGCGGGGGTGACGGTGGCGCTGTCCACGGACTGCAACCCGGGGTCCAGCTACACCAGCAGCATGCCGTTCTGCGTGGCCCTGGCGGTGCGTGAGATGGGCATGACGCCGGATGAGGCGGTCTGGGCGGCGACCGCCGGCGGGGCCCGCGCGCTGCGGCGGGAGGACGTCGGCCGGATCGTGCCGGGTGCCCGGGCCGACCTGATGCTGCTGGAGGCCCCCTCGCACGTGCACCTCGCCTACCGGCCGGGGGTGCCGCTGGTGCGGGCGGTGTGGCGGGCCGGCCGGCGGGTGCCGGGAGTGGGCTCGGGCGGAGGTCGAGGCTGA
- a CDS encoding formimidoylglutamate deiminase, with amino-acid sequence MTAYWARHAWTAAGRPDGEPVVAPRVLIEVDARGRIAAVRPDSGPPPAGAVRLDGLVLPGMANAHSHAFHRALRGSAQLVDAPGDATPGEAHPGGHGGGLGSGHAGAHAGGGTFWSWRETMYRYAAALDPDRYLALARAVYAEMALAGITCVGEFHYLHHAPGGARYDDPNAMGEALIRAAGEAGIRITLLDTCYLRGGLDGTAGYRPLRGAQLRFGDGDAEGWHARWSLLRERWAGHGTGGGGSERVRIGAALHSVRAFATEDDYAAFVSWTAGVPRHVHLSEQPAENEACLAELGRTPTRLLAEHGFWGPDSTAVHATHLTVEDVRLLGAAGATVCLCPTTERDLADGIGPARELAEAGCPLALGSDSHAVIDPFEEARALELDERLRTRRRGHWTAAELLGAAGEAGHAALGWPEAGRLAEGALADLVCVDLESVRTAGPPPELGAQTAVFAASAADVRDVVVAGRPVVRDGTHLLVEDVPAALREAIAALDVLPAGGRR; translated from the coding sequence GTGACCGCCTACTGGGCCCGGCACGCCTGGACGGCCGCGGGCCGCCCGGACGGGGAGCCGGTCGTCGCCCCGCGGGTGCTGATCGAGGTGGACGCGCGGGGCCGGATCGCCGCCGTGCGCCCGGACAGCGGCCCGCCGCCGGCCGGGGCCGTGCGGCTGGACGGGCTGGTGCTGCCCGGCATGGCCAACGCGCACTCGCACGCCTTCCACCGGGCGCTGCGCGGCAGCGCCCAGCTCGTCGACGCGCCGGGCGACGCCACGCCGGGCGAAGCCCACCCCGGCGGCCACGGCGGCGGCCTCGGCAGCGGTCACGCCGGGGCGCACGCGGGCGGCGGCACCTTCTGGAGCTGGCGGGAGACGATGTACCGGTACGCCGCCGCCCTGGATCCCGACCGCTACCTGGCGCTGGCCCGGGCCGTCTACGCCGAGATGGCGCTGGCCGGAATCACCTGCGTCGGCGAGTTCCACTACCTGCACCACGCCCCCGGCGGCGCCCGCTACGACGACCCCAACGCGATGGGGGAGGCGCTGATCCGGGCCGCCGGCGAGGCCGGCATCCGGATCACCCTGCTGGACACCTGCTACCTGCGCGGAGGGCTGGACGGCACCGCCGGGTACCGGCCGCTGCGGGGGGCGCAGCTGCGGTTCGGCGACGGCGACGCCGAGGGCTGGCACGCCCGCTGGTCGCTGCTGCGGGAACGCTGGGCCGGGCACGGCACCGGGGGCGGCGGGTCCGAGCGCGTGCGGATCGGCGCGGCGCTGCACTCGGTGCGCGCCTTCGCCACCGAGGACGACTACGCGGCGTTCGTCTCCTGGACGGCGGGCGTGCCCCGGCACGTCCACCTGTCCGAGCAGCCGGCGGAGAACGAGGCGTGCCTGGCCGAACTCGGCCGCACCCCCACCCGGCTGCTGGCCGAGCACGGCTTCTGGGGGCCGGACAGCACGGCCGTGCACGCCACCCACCTCACCGTGGAGGACGTCCGGCTGCTGGGCGCGGCCGGGGCGACCGTGTGCCTGTGCCCCACCACCGAGCGCGACCTGGCGGACGGCATCGGCCCGGCCCGGGAGCTGGCGGAGGCCGGGTGCCCGCTCGCCCTGGGCAGCGACAGCCACGCGGTGATCGACCCGTTCGAGGAGGCGCGCGCCCTGGAGCTGGACGAGCGGCTGCGCACCCGGCGGCGCGGCCACTGGACGGCCGCCGAGCTGCTGGGCGCGGCCGGTGAGGCCGGGCACGCCGCGCTGGGCTGGCCGGAGGCCGGGCGGCTGGCGGAGGGCGCGCTCGCCGACCTGGTCTGCGTCGACCTGGAGTCGGTGCGCACGGCCGGTCCGCCGCCCGAGCTGGGCGCCCAGACCGCGGTGTTCGCGGCGTCCGCGGCGGACGTCCGGGACGTGGTGGTGGCCGGGCGGCCGGTGGTCCGGGACGGCACGCACCTGCTGGTGGAGGACGTCCCGGCGGCGCTGCGGGAGGCGATCGCGGCGCTGGACGTGCTGCCCGCCGGGGGCCGGCGGTGA
- a CDS encoding allantoate amidohydrolase, with the protein MPLAVEERLGGAADGFRLMWRELLPVGRLGSGGYARHAWTAADAECRDWFRRQAEARGLRYEVDRNGNQWAWWGDPAAGGAVLTGSHLDSVPGGGAFDGPLGVVAGFAALDVLRDRPDVLPDRGVAPGARPLAVVNFVEEEGARFGAACVGSRLTTGALGPEAARRLRDADGLTLADAMARAGRDPGLLGPDPERLARVGAFVELHIEQGRRLALTPSPVGVASGIWPHGRWRFDFHGEANHAGTTGLEERRDPMLSYANTVLAARKKARLAGALATFGRVEVEPGGTNAIASRVSGWLDSRAAEEGTLAEVVTEIERSARERGARDGVRVEVARESYTPVVEFDAALRDRLVATLRAASGVAPPVLPTGAGHDAGVLAAAVPTAMLFVRNPTGVSHSPHEHAEEDDCLAGVAALADVLAGLLADGPGGDAGPGGDGGPGGDGGPVGGVAGVPR; encoded by the coding sequence ATGCCGCTGGCGGTCGAGGAGCGGTTGGGCGGGGCCGCCGACGGCTTCCGGCTGATGTGGCGGGAGCTGCTGCCGGTGGGGCGCCTGGGCTCGGGGGGCTACGCCCGGCACGCCTGGACGGCCGCCGACGCCGAGTGCCGTGACTGGTTCCGCCGGCAGGCGGAGGCGCGCGGGCTGCGCTACGAGGTGGACCGCAACGGCAACCAGTGGGCCTGGTGGGGCGATCCGGCGGCGGGCGGCGCCGTGCTGACCGGGTCCCATCTGGACTCCGTCCCCGGCGGCGGCGCCTTCGACGGCCCGCTCGGCGTGGTCGCCGGCTTCGCCGCGCTGGACGTGCTGCGGGACCGTCCGGACGTGCTGCCGGACCGTGGGGTCGCGCCGGGTGCCCGTCCGCTGGCCGTGGTGAACTTCGTGGAGGAGGAGGGCGCCCGGTTCGGTGCGGCCTGCGTCGGCTCACGGCTGACGACCGGTGCCCTCGGCCCCGAGGCGGCCCGGCGGCTGCGGGACGCCGACGGCCTCACCCTGGCCGACGCGATGGCGCGGGCCGGACGGGATCCGGGGCTGCTCGGTCCGGACCCGGAGCGGCTGGCGCGGGTCGGCGCCTTCGTCGAACTGCACATCGAGCAGGGGCGCCGGCTGGCCCTCACCCCCTCGCCGGTCGGCGTCGCCTCGGGGATCTGGCCGCACGGCCGCTGGCGGTTCGACTTCCACGGCGAGGCCAACCACGCCGGCACCACCGGCCTGGAGGAGCGCCGCGACCCGATGCTGAGCTACGCCAACACCGTGCTGGCCGCCCGCAAGAAGGCGCGGCTGGCCGGGGCGCTGGCCACCTTCGGCCGGGTGGAGGTCGAGCCGGGCGGCACCAACGCGATCGCCTCCCGGGTCTCCGGCTGGCTGGACTCCCGGGCGGCGGAGGAGGGCACGCTGGCCGAGGTGGTCACCGAGATCGAGCGGTCGGCGCGGGAGCGGGGCGCGCGGGACGGGGTCCGGGTGGAGGTCGCCCGGGAGTCGTACACGCCGGTCGTGGAGTTCGACGCGGCGCTGCGGGACCGGCTGGTGGCCACCCTGCGGGCGGCGTCCGGGGTGGCGCCCCCGGTGCTGCCGACCGGGGCGGGGCACGACGCGGGCGTGCTGGCCGCCGCCGTGCCGACGGCCATGCTGTTCGTCCGCAACCCCACCGGTGTCTCGCACTCCCCGCACGAGCACGCCGAGGAGGACGACTGCCTGGCGGGAGTGGCGGCCCTGGCGGACGTCCTCGCGGGACTGCTCGCCGACGGACCGGGCGGCGACGCCGGTCCGGGCGGCGACGGCGGGCCGGGCGGCGACGGCGGGCCCGTCGGCGGCGTCGCGGGGGTGCCGCGGTGA
- the hutU gene encoding urocanate hydratase: MAQQRHGPQPTAHRPEETAHGPRTVRAPRGTELSARGWQQDAALRMLMNNLDPEVAEHPEKLVVYGGSGRAARDWWSFDAMVRTLRDLRGDETMLVQSGRPVGVLTTHEWAPRVLIANSNLVGDWATWEEFRRLEALGLTMYGQMTAGSWIYIGTQGILQGTYETFAAVAAKRFGGSLAGTITLTAGLGGMGGAQPLAVTMNGGVAICVECDPSRVERRIEHGYLDVRAGSVEEALRLAVEARDARRPLSVGLLGNAAEVVPELLAMGAPIDVVTDQTSAHDPLAYLPLGVAFADMAAYAAAEPAEFTERARESMARHVEAMVGFRDAGAEVFDYGNSIRGEARLAGYQRAFDFPGFVPAYIRPLFCEGRGPFRWAALSGDPRDIAATDRAVLELFPENESLARWIRLAGERVRFQGLPARICWLGYGERDRAGERFNDMVAAGELAAPLVIGRDHLDCGSVASPYRETEGMLDGSDAIADWPLLNAMVNVASGASWVSVHHGGGVGIGRSLHAGQVTVADGTPLAGEKIRRVLTNDPGTGVLRHVDAGYDRAVAVAEERRMRIPMREDPDGPEDPPPGGQPAGLPGDPPAGRRAEDGGGKR; the protein is encoded by the coding sequence ATGGCGCAGCAGCGGCACGGGCCACAGCCGACGGCACACCGGCCAGAGGAGACGGCACACGGGCCCCGCACGGTGCGGGCGCCGCGCGGCACGGAGCTGAGCGCGCGCGGATGGCAGCAGGATGCCGCCCTGCGCATGCTGATGAACAACCTGGATCCGGAGGTCGCCGAGCACCCGGAGAAGCTGGTGGTCTACGGCGGCAGCGGCAGGGCGGCCCGCGACTGGTGGTCCTTCGACGCCATGGTGCGCACCCTGCGCGACCTGCGGGGCGACGAGACCATGCTGGTGCAGTCGGGCCGCCCGGTCGGGGTGCTGACCACCCACGAGTGGGCGCCGCGGGTGCTGATCGCCAACTCCAACCTGGTCGGCGACTGGGCCACCTGGGAGGAGTTCCGCCGGCTGGAGGCGCTTGGCCTGACCATGTACGGGCAGATGACCGCCGGCTCGTGGATCTACATCGGCACCCAGGGCATCCTCCAGGGCACCTACGAGACCTTCGCTGCCGTGGCGGCGAAGCGTTTCGGCGGCAGCCTGGCCGGCACCATCACCCTCACCGCCGGTCTCGGCGGGATGGGCGGTGCCCAGCCGCTCGCGGTCACCATGAACGGCGGCGTGGCGATCTGCGTCGAGTGCGATCCCAGCCGCGTCGAGCGGCGCATCGAGCACGGCTACCTGGACGTCCGGGCCGGCTCGGTGGAGGAGGCGCTGCGCCTGGCGGTCGAGGCGCGCGACGCCCGCCGCCCGCTCAGCGTGGGCCTGCTCGGCAACGCGGCCGAGGTGGTGCCGGAACTGCTGGCCATGGGGGCGCCCATCGACGTGGTGACCGACCAGACCAGCGCCCACGACCCGCTCGCCTACCTGCCGCTGGGCGTGGCGTTCGCGGACATGGCGGCGTACGCGGCCGCCGAGCCGGCCGAGTTCACCGAGCGCGCCCGGGAGTCGATGGCCCGTCACGTCGAGGCGATGGTCGGGTTCCGGGACGCCGGGGCGGAGGTGTTCGACTACGGCAACTCCATCCGCGGCGAGGCACGGCTGGCCGGCTACCAGCGGGCGTTCGACTTCCCCGGCTTCGTGCCCGCCTACATCCGCCCGCTGTTCTGCGAGGGCAGGGGGCCGTTCCGCTGGGCGGCGCTCTCCGGCGACCCGCGGGACATCGCCGCCACCGACCGGGCCGTGCTGGAGCTGTTCCCGGAGAACGAGTCGCTGGCCCGCTGGATCCGGCTGGCCGGCGAGCGGGTGCGCTTCCAGGGGCTGCCGGCGCGGATCTGCTGGCTGGGCTACGGCGAGCGCGACCGCGCCGGGGAGCGCTTCAACGACATGGTGGCCGCCGGGGAGCTGGCGGCGCCGCTGGTCATCGGCCGGGACCACCTGGACTGCGGCTCGGTCGCCTCCCCCTACCGGGAGACGGAGGGAATGCTGGACGGCTCGGACGCCATCGCCGACTGGCCGCTGCTCAACGCCATGGTGAACGTGGCCTCCGGCGCCTCGTGGGTCTCCGTCCACCACGGCGGCGGTGTCGGCATCGGCCGGTCGCTGCACGCCGGGCAGGTGACCGTCGCCGACGGCACCCCGCTCGCCGGGGAGAAGATCCGGCGGGTGCTCACCAACGACCCGGGAACCGGCGTGCTCAGGCACGTCGACGCCGGCTACGACCGCGCGGTGGCGGTCGCGGAGGAACGTCGGATGCGGATTCCGATGCGGGAGGACCCGGACGGACCGGAGGATCCCCCACCCGGCGGGCAGCCTGCCGGGCTGCCCGGTGATCCGCCCGCCGGGCGGCGCGCCGAGGACGGCGGGGGGAAGCGATGA